Proteins from one Streptosporangium becharense genomic window:
- a CDS encoding thioester reductase domain-containing protein: MPTIPETLAASAADRGDAVAIVDQDGRSLTYADWDDRASRIARALSRGVLSDGPVAMWFDDRDWIDAAVGLLGIMRAGGLALPLSSRFHPHEVAAIVEKYSVARLIVGPGLSLPGRDAGARILEFAKALEGPPGETSGERPSTGPQRGCLVYTSGTTGWPRAVRCDHENLAYFLDWRPGFGSEGIIHSFPFDTAAGVLFTIFALTRGPVIRSARLDAGGFLRSLNAHRPRDLMLAPSQMRALIRDLPELAGTEAAKAVRSVVMTAAPTEAALVESVRATFGNAVVINSYSSSEAGIAATNLHYPPAGSPPAGPVHRPEDHPGMICVGYPNEDTEVEVRDETGGRCPPNVVGDVYLRTPRRPLRDYYGPDGAASATVFRDGWVRMGDVGLLDTTGALHLAGRSSDLIDVGGLNVSALQIESVLRTHEGVADVAVFGVADARFGERIAAAVVPRGMVTGRQLHRWVVDGLGEFKAPAHYAFVPEIPLNSMGKVLKRTLRERFEAILEASPDRVASVPETVSGACDGAVADLCAQVLGLDRVDPGDDFFTLGGNSLTATRLVQRFRHAFGVDVPMKALFESPRVADVAALLRSLQRGGTEPAVVDPVTADPAADAAPLEGLLGFVAPEDPSDPREVLLTGGTGFLGAFLLGELLTSTRADVRCLVRAEDDAGAFTRLREALRRYGLWQDGFERRIVPVRGDLADAGLGLTEEDRADLARRVDAIYHCGAVVNVVHPYSRLRAANVDGTKEIIRLADMSGRAPLHYVSTIGVFEGAGRPGRPIGELDPPGPPSAIRQGYAQSKWVGERLVAHAAEAGIPVTIHRPSRIVGHSATGACQTDDYLWRVMKACVQLGSCPADLRSPVDLVPVDYVSAAIVALTTRPGAIGRTFHLVGAEPVEMNRLLEYVRDFGYDLAGVTSAEWLDGVRADPGNAAYPLLSVLHPGETGELGAGSLTGGPGVTFTADATLAGLGGTRIRPVRIDSKIFGRYLSYFVDIGFLPPPGKDAGRQG; encoded by the coding sequence ATGCCGACGATCCCCGAGACGCTCGCCGCTTCGGCCGCGGACAGAGGAGACGCCGTCGCGATCGTGGATCAGGACGGACGGTCGCTGACGTACGCCGACTGGGACGACCGGGCCTCGCGGATCGCGCGGGCCCTGTCAAGGGGGGTGCTCTCCGACGGCCCGGTGGCCATGTGGTTCGACGACCGCGACTGGATCGACGCGGCCGTCGGGCTCCTGGGGATCATGCGCGCGGGCGGTCTCGCCCTGCCCCTGTCCAGCCGGTTCCATCCGCACGAGGTCGCCGCCATCGTCGAGAAGTACTCCGTCGCGCGGCTCATCGTGGGTCCGGGGCTCTCCCTCCCCGGGCGTGACGCCGGTGCGCGGATCCTGGAGTTCGCGAAGGCGCTGGAGGGGCCGCCGGGGGAGACGTCGGGGGAGAGGCCGTCCACCGGCCCGCAACGAGGATGCCTGGTCTACACGTCAGGCACGACGGGCTGGCCGCGCGCCGTCCGGTGCGACCACGAGAACCTCGCCTACTTCCTCGACTGGCGGCCCGGGTTCGGCAGCGAGGGCATCATCCACTCCTTCCCCTTCGACACCGCGGCGGGCGTGCTCTTCACGATCTTCGCACTGACCAGGGGGCCGGTCATCAGGAGCGCGAGGCTCGACGCGGGGGGATTCCTGCGGTCCCTGAACGCCCACCGCCCGCGTGATCTGATGCTGGCGCCGTCGCAGATGCGCGCGCTCATACGCGACCTGCCGGAGCTGGCCGGGACGGAGGCCGCGAAGGCGGTGAGGAGCGTCGTCATGACCGCCGCCCCCACCGAGGCGGCCCTGGTGGAATCCGTGCGCGCCACGTTCGGGAACGCGGTCGTCATCAACTCGTACTCCTCCAGCGAGGCGGGCATCGCGGCGACCAACCTGCACTATCCGCCGGCGGGGTCGCCTCCGGCCGGGCCGGTTCACCGGCCCGAGGACCATCCCGGCATGATCTGCGTCGGGTACCCAAACGAGGACACCGAGGTGGAGGTCCGCGACGAGACGGGCGGACGATGCCCGCCGAACGTCGTCGGCGACGTCTACCTGCGAACCCCGCGCAGACCGCTGCGCGACTACTACGGCCCCGACGGCGCCGCGTCGGCGACGGTGTTCCGCGACGGCTGGGTCCGCATGGGCGACGTGGGTCTTCTCGACACCACGGGGGCCCTGCACCTGGCGGGGCGGTCGAGCGACCTCATCGACGTGGGCGGGCTCAACGTGTCCGCGTTGCAGATCGAGTCCGTGCTGAGAACCCATGAGGGCGTGGCCGACGTGGCCGTCTTCGGGGTCGCGGACGCGCGGTTCGGCGAGCGGATCGCGGCGGCGGTGGTCCCCCGGGGCATGGTCACCGGCAGGCAGCTCCACCGGTGGGTCGTGGACGGGCTGGGCGAGTTCAAAGCACCGGCCCACTACGCCTTCGTGCCGGAGATCCCGCTCAACTCGATGGGGAAGGTGCTCAAACGCACGCTCCGCGAGCGGTTCGAGGCCATCCTGGAGGCGTCCCCCGACCGGGTGGCCTCCGTGCCGGAGACCGTGTCCGGCGCTTGTGACGGCGCGGTGGCCGACCTCTGCGCTCAGGTCCTCGGCCTCGACCGGGTCGATCCCGGTGACGACTTCTTCACGCTGGGCGGCAACTCACTCACGGCGACCCGGCTCGTCCAGCGATTCCGTCACGCGTTCGGGGTCGACGTGCCGATGAAGGCGCTGTTCGAGTCACCCCGGGTGGCCGACGTGGCGGCGCTGCTGCGCTCCCTCCAGCGGGGTGGCACGGAACCGGCCGTGGTCGACCCGGTGACGGCCGATCCGGCGGCGGACGCGGCTCCGCTGGAAGGGCTCCTCGGCTTCGTCGCGCCGGAGGATCCCAGTGACCCGCGAGAGGTGCTGCTGACCGGCGGCACGGGTTTCCTCGGTGCGTTCCTGCTCGGGGAACTGCTGACCTCCACCCGAGCCGACGTCCGCTGTCTGGTGCGGGCGGAGGACGACGCCGGGGCATTCACGCGGTTGCGGGAGGCGCTGCGCAGGTACGGCCTGTGGCAGGACGGGTTCGAGCGCAGGATCGTCCCGGTACGCGGAGATCTGGCCGACGCCGGGCTGGGACTGACCGAGGAGGACCGGGCCGACCTGGCCCGCCGCGTCGACGCGATCTATCACTGCGGCGCCGTCGTCAACGTCGTCCATCCGTACTCACGCCTCAGGGCGGCCAACGTCGACGGGACGAAAGAGATCATCCGGCTGGCGGACATGTCAGGACGCGCTCCGCTGCACTACGTGTCCACCATAGGGGTGTTCGAAGGGGCCGGGCGACCGGGCCGGCCGATAGGGGAACTGGACCCGCCGGGCCCTCCCTCCGCCATCCGGCAGGGATACGCCCAGAGCAAGTGGGTGGGCGAGCGCCTGGTCGCCCACGCGGCCGAGGCGGGGATCCCTGTCACGATCCATCGGCCCAGCCGGATCGTCGGCCACTCCGCGACCGGTGCCTGCCAGACGGACGACTATCTGTGGCGGGTGATGAAGGCGTGCGTCCAGCTCGGCAGCTGCCCGGCGGATCTGCGGTCACCGGTGGACCTGGTGCCCGTGGACTACGTGAGCGCGGCGATCGTCGCCCTGACGACGCGTCCGGGGGCGATCGGCCGGACCTTCCATCTGGTGGGTGCGGAACCCGTGGAGATGAACCGGCTGCTGGAGTACGTCCGTGACTTCGGCTACGACCTGGCCGGTGTCACCTCCGCGGAGTGGCTCGACGGCGTCCGGGCGGATCCGGGCAACGCCGCCTACCCGCTGCTCAGCGTCCTGCACCCGGGGGAGACCGGTGAGCTGGGAGCGGGTTCGCTCACGGGAGGACCCGGCGTGACGTTCACGGCGGACGCCACCCTCGCCGGTCTCGGTGGGACGCGGATCCGTCCGGTGAGGATCGACTCGAAGATCTTCGGTCGTTACCTGTCCTACTTCGTGGACATCGGTTTCCTTCCTCCCCCGGGAAAGGACGCCGGCCGGCAGGGGTGA
- a CDS encoding cytochrome P450 — MTAYLEEFDVFGHDFAVDPYPTMAALRAHAPVHHDPRTGLWLLSGYTDVKAALLDPDTFRPDNALDVLVDLGTPALRVLARAGFRLPPTLANNGTESHSGLRGLITRMFSTSAVRANRPVIERVVARNLERVETELAATGGHELVGGYARDVPYQVMFEMLDLDGLVDVDTATLARWTQASLELFWGHPRPERQEGLAREAADFYRWLTGLVRRSDREESGFFRALSAHRCPGDRPLDTAEEVALCYFMIIAGQVTTGQMFATMLYRALAEEGRWASFRREPQLIAPWVEEVIRRDPPITTWRRVTGRPVRVGDVELPSGAKVLLMLSGTGSDPDVFPSPEEICPHRVNQRQHLAFGLGRHRCPGAELARTEAEIMLRMTSARLPGLRLAEPGPPPMLSGLLSFRSPARVVVTTT; from the coding sequence ATGACTGCGTACCTCGAAGAGTTTGACGTCTTCGGTCATGACTTCGCCGTCGATCCCTACCCCACAATGGCGGCCCTCCGTGCGCACGCCCCGGTCCACCACGACCCGCGCACCGGCTTGTGGCTGCTCAGCGGCTACACCGACGTGAAGGCGGCGTTGCTGGATCCGGACACATTCCGGCCGGACAACGCGCTGGACGTTCTCGTCGACCTGGGGACGCCGGCCCTGCGCGTTCTCGCCCGCGCGGGTTTCAGACTTCCGCCGACGCTGGCCAACAACGGCACGGAAAGCCATTCCGGCCTACGAGGTCTGATCACCCGGATGTTCAGCACGTCGGCTGTGCGGGCGAACAGGCCGGTGATCGAACGCGTCGTCGCCCGGAATCTGGAGCGTGTCGAGACGGAACTCGCGGCCACCGGCGGCCATGAGCTGGTCGGCGGTTACGCGCGTGACGTGCCCTACCAGGTCATGTTCGAGATGCTCGATCTGGACGGCCTGGTGGACGTCGACACGGCCACCCTGGCGCGGTGGACGCAGGCATCGCTCGAACTGTTCTGGGGGCACCCGAGGCCCGAGCGGCAGGAGGGCCTCGCCCGGGAGGCGGCGGACTTCTACCGGTGGCTGACCGGGCTCGTCCGGCGCTCCGACCGGGAGGAGTCCGGCTTCTTCCGCGCTCTCAGCGCTCACCGCTGCCCCGGTGACAGGCCGCTCGACACGGCGGAGGAAGTGGCCCTGTGCTATTTCATGATCATCGCCGGGCAGGTGACCACCGGGCAGATGTTCGCCACCATGTTGTACCGGGCTCTGGCCGAAGAGGGACGGTGGGCGTCTTTCCGCCGGGAACCCCAGCTCATCGCGCCGTGGGTGGAGGAAGTGATCCGGCGGGACCCGCCGATCACCACCTGGCGCCGTGTCACCGGCCGCCCCGTCCGTGTCGGCGACGTCGAGCTGCCGTCGGGGGCGAAGGTGCTCCTCATGCTCTCCGGCACCGGATCGGACCCGGACGTCTTCCCGTCTCCCGAGGAGATCTGCCCACACCGCGTCAACCAGCGCCAGCATCTGGCCTTCGGGCTCGGCCGCCATCGATGCCCGGGTGCCGAACTGGCCCGGACGGAAGCCGAGATCATGCTCCGGATGACCTCGGCCCGGCTGCCCGGTCTCCGGCTGGCGGAGCCGGGCCCCCCGCCCATGCTCAGCGGTCTGCTGTCGTTCCGGTCCCCCGCCCGGGTCGTGGTGACCACGACGTGA